Proteins from a genomic interval of Nautilia sp. PV-1:
- a CDS encoding MlaD family protein, with protein MRNEVKVGIFIFLGLLSLIFLTLQVNSLQDFNKKGYPLYALIGDASGLAKKAKVKMRGVEIGTVEDLQLDNNIVKLKLLINKNVKIPKGSVVTLAQDNFLGGKYVKIIPSQSYTYYKPGAVITKYVNTVSMDDVMANINGAVNDVKVLIRKLNRTLDEKTIKNLKETISNIKDSSVTLKSILNTTDKKLPVLLDNANDLVLEYKKAGVTLNKKLPDIMNKTDKLVTKFNKTGDIINAKLGKLMDEYIKLGKNANGILNDNKKGIKEAVASAKDFFVSGGESFKKIDNYLSSLSKSQIMVDIQSNYMARDDYFKTSAYITYLPVPTKYYILGVTSSKDFSDLSKINLNHQEDKVYISAEYGKRFDDLLLRGGIIENTGGIGLDYFLDHDKIKLSSNIYDFNAVNDVRGTNPHLTFKGTYLYLKHIQFIGGVDNILNTNARTFFLGVGVKFKDNDLKTILSGGASSFLK; from the coding sequence ATGAGGAATGAAGTAAAGGTGGGGATTTTTATATTTTTAGGTTTGTTGTCTTTAATATTTTTAACCCTTCAGGTTAACAGTCTGCAGGATTTTAATAAAAAAGGGTATCCTTTATATGCATTGATAGGTGATGCAAGCGGATTGGCAAAAAAAGCCAAAGTTAAAATGAGAGGTGTTGAAATAGGAACTGTTGAAGATTTACAGCTTGATAATAATATAGTAAAACTGAAACTTTTAATAAATAAAAATGTAAAAATACCTAAAGGATCCGTAGTTACACTTGCTCAGGATAATTTTTTAGGCGGAAAATATGTGAAAATCATTCCATCTCAGAGTTATACTTATTATAAGCCCGGAGCTGTAATAACAAAATATGTCAATACGGTTTCCATGGATGATGTAATGGCAAACATAAACGGAGCGGTAAATGATGTTAAGGTGTTAATACGAAAACTTAACAGGACTTTGGATGAAAAAACAATAAAAAATTTAAAAGAAACAATATCAAATATCAAAGATTCGTCTGTTACGCTTAAGTCGATACTAAATACGACAGATAAAAAACTGCCTGTGCTTTTAGACAATGCAAACGATTTGGTACTGGAATATAAAAAAGCTGGAGTTACTTTAAATAAAAAACTTCCCGACATAATGAATAAAACCGATAAGCTTGTTACTAAGTTTAATAAAACAGGCGATATTATTAATGCCAAACTCGGTAAACTGATGGATGAATATATAAAATTAGGCAAAAATGCCAACGGTATTTTAAACGACAACAAAAAAGGTATAAAAGAAGCCGTTGCCAGCGCAAAAGATTTCTTTGTTAGCGGAGGAGAGAGCTTCAAAAAAATTGACAATTATTTAAGTTCGCTTTCAAAAAGCCAGATTATGGTTGATATCCAGAGTAACTATATGGCAAGAGACGATTATTTTAAAACGTCTGCTTATATAACATATCTTCCTGTTCCGACAAAATATTACATCTTAGGCGTAACAAGTTCAAAAGACTTTTCTGATCTTTCAAAAATCAATTTAAACCATCAGGAAGATAAAGTATATATAAGCGCCGAATACGGAAAAAGATTTGATGATCTGCTTCTTAGAGGAGGTATTATAGAAAATACCGGAGGTATCGGTCTGGATTATTTCTTGGATCATGATAAAATCAAATTAAGCAGTAATATTTATGATTTCAATGCCGTTAACGATGTAAGAGGAACAAATCCTCATCTTACATTTAAAGGTACATATTTATATTTGAAACATATTCAGTTTATCGGCGGTGTTGATAATATACTTAATACAAATGCCAGAACGTTTTTCTTGGGAGTCGGAGTTAAATTTAAAGACAACGACTTAAAAACAATATTAAGCGGAGGTGCTTCATCATTTCTAAAGTAG
- a CDS encoding DnaJ domain-containing protein, translated as MAPLSSLEDVNRKYKKLVKQSHPDISGKNDKIADINRAYEILKDYIRNYKFSFTEDEILKQYPGEFLKKFKV; from the coding sequence GTGGCGCCTTTAAGCAGTCTGGAAGACGTAAACAGAAAATATAAAAAACTGGTAAAACAGTCCCATCCGGATATTAGCGGAAAAAATGATAAAATTGCGGATATAAACAGGGCATATGAAATACTTAAAGACTACATAAGAAACTATAAATTTTCGTTTACGGAAGATGAGATATTAAAACAGTATCCCGGAGAGTTTTTAAAAAAGTTTAAGGTTTGA
- a CDS encoding phosphoribosyltransferase produces MKKFKNRQEALDKLLSILDINAVDDMLIISISERGNFYAREIAMRGGLLEGDFLFIEEIKSPENKETSLAAISETKDYVLIDELIKSFEITDDYIFSEAERVYEEKILQNIYKFRGGESIISLHNRNVLLVDEGANTGLTLLCAIKSCIAKKAASINVALPLIAKDTARVIEKLVDNTYFVYEIEDYIDTDFYFKEI; encoded by the coding sequence ATGAAGAAGTTCAAGAACAGACAGGAAGCTTTGGATAAACTGCTTTCAATATTAGATATTAATGCGGTAGATGATATGCTGATTATCAGTATCAGTGAAAGAGGAAACTTTTATGCAAGAGAAATAGCAATGAGAGGGGGGCTTCTTGAAGGTGATTTTTTGTTTATAGAAGAAATAAAATCACCTGAAAACAAAGAGACGTCTCTTGCAGCAATAAGTGAGACTAAAGATTATGTTTTAATAGATGAGCTTATAAAATCGTTTGAAATTACGGACGATTACATTTTTAGTGAAGCCGAAAGGGTGTATGAAGAAAAAATTTTGCAAAATATATATAAATTTCGCGGCGGAGAGAGTATAATTTCATTACACAATAGGAATGTTCTATTAGTAGACGAAGGAGCTAACACAGGTCTTACGCTTTTATGTGCGATTAAAAGTTGTATAGCGAAAAAAGCGGCAAGTATAAACGTGGCTTTGCCTTTAATAGCTAAAGATACTGCTAGAGTTATAGAAAAACTTGTTGATAATACATATTTTGTTTATGAAATAGAAGATTACATTGATACAGATTTTTATTTTAAGGAGATATAA
- a CDS encoding polyribonucleotide nucleotidyltransferase — MSCEVELNINNRKQKFVLNKVAKQANASVWFEDGNTVMLATLTYNPDEMVEEDFVPLVVQYVEKAYAVGKIPAGFVKREQKPGDFETLTARIVDRSLRPLFPKEYGYNTVLTVMALSADEDSDLQTAAMNAAAACMYLSDLPFAKMVYGVRATRIKGEVIINPTLSQLEEGDFNLFVTGTKDELLMIEFAAQGQEEVEIIPVDDIMLDGVPVENTIVKYRINEIKEDELVEILAKVQEAIKEGAEAYEEALKPFKKEAVKFEERKEEDISEYIELIRSKYSNELREIIKHLSKSERDYLLKQFARKIASALNKEEEFENILKAVKQVKREIVRSMILNEGIRADGRKLDEIRPISIETNVLPRAHGSCLFTRGQTQALAVATRGGDMDAQVYGNLTDKEEKLEKFMLHYNFPAFSVGEAERLGPPSRRELGHGNLAKRAIEPLIDPEYEETVRVVSEILESNGSSSMATVCASSLAMKAAKVPLLKMAAGIAMGLITEDNKYAILTDIMGLEDHDGDMDFKVAGTFDGITAMQMDIKLGGISLDVLKQALFQARDARAFILELMENAAKEIKYNEDVLPKALSFKVDPDKIIDIIGTAGKTVKEIIAKFGVTIDLDRDTGKVKIYGDDHDSLNGAKDYILNVICKDDRPKTPEFEIGKIIEGEIKRVVDFGMFIEIAPGVEGLLHKSKLNGKNPSDFKEGDKIKVKVLSQSGFKIELALVEE; from the coding sequence ATGAGTTGTGAAGTAGAATTAAATATTAATAACAGAAAACAGAAGTTTGTTTTAAATAAAGTTGCAAAACAGGCAAACGCCTCTGTCTGGTTTGAAGACGGAAATACAGTAATGCTTGCTACGCTTACGTATAATCCTGATGAAATGGTGGAAGAAGATTTTGTTCCGCTTGTGGTTCAGTATGTTGAAAAAGCGTATGCTGTGGGAAAAATACCTGCGGGATTTGTAAAAAGAGAACAAAAACCGGGAGATTTTGAAACTTTAACGGCGAGAATCGTAGACAGAAGTTTAAGACCGCTTTTCCCTAAAGAGTACGGATATAATACCGTCCTTACGGTAATGGCTTTAAGTGCGGATGAAGACAGTGATTTACAAACAGCAGCGATGAATGCTGCGGCTGCATGTATGTATTTAAGCGATCTGCCTTTTGCAAAAATGGTATACGGTGTTAGAGCCACTAGAATAAAAGGCGAAGTTATTATAAACCCAACATTAAGCCAGCTTGAAGAAGGAGATTTCAATCTGTTTGTTACCGGAACAAAAGACGAGCTTTTAATGATAGAGTTTGCCGCTCAGGGACAGGAAGAAGTTGAAATAATTCCTGTTGACGATATCATGCTTGACGGTGTTCCTGTAGAAAACACAATTGTAAAATACAGAATAAACGAAATTAAAGAAGACGAACTTGTAGAAATACTTGCAAAAGTTCAGGAAGCCATTAAAGAAGGCGCGGAAGCATATGAAGAAGCGTTAAAACCGTTTAAAAAAGAAGCTGTTAAATTTGAAGAAAGAAAAGAAGAAGATATTAGCGAGTACATCGAACTCATAAGAAGCAAATATTCTAATGAATTGAGAGAAATCATTAAACATTTAAGTAAAAGCGAAAGAGATTATCTTCTAAAACAGTTTGCAAGAAAAATAGCTTCGGCTTTAAATAAAGAAGAAGAATTTGAAAATATATTAAAAGCTGTAAAACAGGTTAAAAGAGAAATTGTCAGAAGTATGATTTTAAATGAAGGTATCAGGGCTGACGGAAGAAAACTTGACGAAATAAGACCTATATCTATTGAAACGAATGTGCTTCCTAGAGCACACGGAAGCTGTCTGTTTACAAGAGGACAGACTCAGGCGCTTGCCGTAGCTACTAGGGGCGGTGATATGGATGCTCAGGTTTACGGCAATCTGACAGATAAAGAGGAAAAACTTGAGAAATTCATGCTTCATTATAATTTTCCTGCGTTTAGCGTAGGAGAAGCTGAAAGATTAGGACCGCCAAGCAGAAGGGAACTTGGCCACGGAAATCTCGCAAAAAGAGCGATTGAACCGTTAATTGATCCTGAATATGAAGAAACTGTAAGGGTTGTAAGCGAAATACTTGAAAGTAACGGTTCTTCTTCGATGGCTACTGTATGCGCCAGTTCTCTTGCGATGAAGGCAGCTAAAGTTCCTCTTCTTAAAATGGCCGCCGGTATTGCGATGGGTCTTATCACTGAAGACAACAAATATGCAATATTGACCGATATTATGGGGCTTGAGGATCATGACGGAGATATGGACTTTAAAGTTGCGGGAACTTTCGACGGTATTACCGCAATGCAGATGGATATAAAACTCGGAGGTATTTCTCTTGATGTGCTTAAACAGGCTCTGTTCCAGGCAAGAGACGCTAGAGCGTTTATATTAGAGCTTATGGAAAATGCTGCAAAAGAAATAAAATATAACGAAGACGTACTGCCTAAAGCTTTAAGCTTTAAGGTGGATCCTGACAAAATTATCGATATAATCGGTACTGCAGGAAAAACCGTAAAAGAAATTATTGCTAAATTCGGTGTGACAATAGACCTTGACAGAGATACAGGCAAAGTTAAAATATACGGTGATGATCATGACTCTTTAAACGGAGCTAAAGACTATATTTTAAATGTTATATGCAAAGACGACAGACCGAAAACTCCTGAGTTTGAGATAGGTAAGATTATTGAAGGAGAAATTAAAAGAGTAGTTGATTTCGGAATGTTTATAGAAATAGCTCCCGGTGTGGAAGGACTTCTACATAAATCAAAATTAAACGGTAAAAATCCTAGCGACTTTAAAGAAGGGGATAAAATAAAAGTAAAAGTGCTTTCTCAAAGCGGATTTAAAATTGAGTTGGCGTTAGTGGAAGAGTAA